AGTATGATTTGATCGAAGCTCACCCCCGGGCTGTTCGTGCTGTTGGCCGCCAGGTCCCACACATACGCGCCCCCACCCCCGCCGATGATCAGCCCGCCGCTCAACGTTATGGTCCCCGCGGCGATCCCCGGGCTGATGGCGCCGCCGTAACCCACGCCGACCGGGGCGGCAATCGAACCCGATCCGGCCAGCATGCCGCCGCCGTTGGCCACCACCGCTCCCGTCCCCGAGTTGGCCCCATTCAATACCAGCATACCCCCGCTCACCGTCGTGCCGCCGCTGTAGCTGTTCGCGCCGTTCAGAATCTGCGTGCCCGCGCCGATCTTCTTCAACGCCACCGCGCGCGTGCCGCCATCAACAATCGTCCCCTGGTAAACCCCGCTCGCGTTGTTGTCTCCCAGGGTCAGCGTGGTTGTGCCCGCGATCCCGCTCAGCGAAGTCACCCTGGGCAGCGCCGTCGAAGTCGTATTGGACACCGCGCTGCTCAGCCCGTTGATCGTGATGCTCAACTCCCCCAGGTCTAACTGCGGAAAATTACCAGGATTGCCCCCCGTATACATCACCACGTCTCCGGCGCGGGTGCCACCGGGCAACGCATTCGCGTGTGCCACCTGCAAAGTGCCCCGGTAGATGGCCGTCTGCCCCGTATAAGTGTTGCCCGCCAAAAACACAGCTGTCCCGACCTGGTCGGGCGCCGCCACCCCGTTCGTCCCCGCCAGCACGACACTGAAGTAGGTTGTGTGCGCCGTAGCCCGAGCCTTGGGCATATTTGTTCCGTTGTCCAGCGTCAGCACCGAACTGCCGCTCAAGGTCCACAGTTGCCTGTCGCTCGTATCTCGGAACTGGACGATGCCGATCGTGCGGTCGCTGTCCAGGGTCACAGTGCGGTGGGCGAGAATGTTAAGGGTTGTGAAGTCGGCCGTGTTCCCCGCCCCTTTGGCGACCACCCCTCCCGCCCAGTTGTTGGTATCACTCCAATTGCCGCTGGCGTCTTTGCTCCAGGTGCCGCTCTGGGCACGCCCCGCCGCCGCGCTTAAGAGCAATGCCGCTCCAGCTATTAGCCACAGCCGCGGCATAGCTGCGCACCGGCGAAACACTGAATTGTGCGGCGTAATATGATCTTAGCATGACGCACCACCCGGAGCCTGTCAACCCGCTTCGCGCCGAACCGCATTGTCCTTGCATGGCTGCCGCTGCCTGCTCACCCTGCTCCTCACACGCATCATGCCCACCACTGCCGCCGCCGCCCTCCTCACCGCCGCTCGCCGCCTCCGCGCTGACACGACCCGCCTCTCGTTTCAGCCACCCGTCTCCCACATCTACAACCCCCTCACCTATGCCTGGGCGCCTTACGAAGCATACCTTCGCAAGTTCGCCACCGCGCCTAAACGCGTCATCTTCCTCGGCATGAACCCTGGCCCCTTTGGCATGGTACAGACCGGCGTGCCCTTTGGCGAAGTCGCTGCCGTGCGCGACTGGCTCGGCATCAAAGGCCCCGTCGGCAAGCCCTCCCGACCCCATCCACGCCGCCCCGTCATCGGCTTTGCCTGTCCCCGCTCGGAAGTCAGCGGCCGACGTTTGTGGGGCCTTTTCGCCGCGCGCTTCGGCACGCCGCAACGCTTCTTCGCCGCCCACATCGTCATGAACTACTGTCCGCTCGCCTTCCTGGAACCGGGCGGCCGCAACCGCACCCCCAACAAGCTGCCCGCCTCAGAAAAGGCTGCTCTCTTTGCCGCCTGTGACCGCCACCTGCGGGCCGTCGTCGCCGCTCTGCAACCCGAATGGCTCATTGGCATCGGCGATTTCGCCGCCAAACGGGCGCAGCAAGTCCTCGGCAATACCTCAGTGAAACTCGGCCGCATCCTCCATCCCAGCCCCGCAAGCCCTGCTGCCAACCGTAACTGGAATGCCCTCGCCACACGCCAACTCGAAACGCTCGGCGCTTGGCGGTAGGCGTGACTCGCGGATCGCTGAAAGGGAAGAGAGCATCTCTCTCCGCCGTCAAACTCCAGCCAGGATGCGTGGTGGCCCCTAAAGGGAGATTCATCAGGGATTTCCGGGAAGCACCAACGGTGGTTTCCACCCACACCACCTGGATGATCGAGGCACAGGGAATTAAGGGTGACCATTGCTCTCCATCCATAACCGGATGGGCGCTCCC
Above is a window of Candidatus Paceibacterota bacterium DNA encoding:
- a CDS encoding single-stranded DNA-binding protein, translating into MPTTAAAALLTAARRLRADTTRLSFQPPVSHIYNPLTYAWAPYEAYLRKFATAPKRVIFLGMNPGPFGMVQTGVPFGEVAAVRDWLGIKGPVGKPSRPHPRRPVIGFACPRSEVSGRRLWGLFAARFGTPQRFFAAHIVMNYCPLAFLEPGGRNRTPNKLPASEKAALFAACDRHLRAVVAALQPEWLIGIGDFAAKRAQQVLGNTSVKLGRILHPSPASPAANRNWNALATRQLETLGAWR